A single genomic interval of Pyrobaculum arsenaticum DSM 13514 harbors:
- a CDS encoding bis(5'-nucleosyl)-tetraphosphatase — protein sequence MRFYERSAGAVVYIVERGDVFYLLLHGRFGWDFPHGLVHLYETDEAAAIREILEETGLKVELIPSFKEEIRYKYSKKGRTVYREVVYFLARSREKEVKLSKEHDSYIWAAREEVLRLVSRDEIRAVLLKAWKKILETEKLVEKIS from the coding sequence GTGAGGTTTTATGAGCGCTCCGCTGGGGCGGTAGTGTACATAGTAGAGAGAGGAGACGTATTCTACTTGTTGCTACACGGCAGATTTGGCTGGGACTTCCCACACGGCCTTGTCCACCTCTACGAGACAGACGAGGCCGCCGCCATAAGGGAAATACTGGAAGAGACTGGCCTAAAAGTGGAGCTGATCCCATCCTTCAAGGAGGAGATACGCTACAAATACTCAAAAAAGGGACGTACTGTATACAGGGAGGTGGTATACTTCCTAGCCCGCAGCCGCGAGAAAGAAGTAAAACTCTCAAAAGAACACGACTCATACATATGGGCCGCCAGAGAAGAGGTACTGCGGCTAGTATCCCGTGACGAAATTAGGGCAGTTTTACTAAAGGCATGGAAAAAAATCTTAGAAACCGAGAAGCTAGTAGAAAAAATTAGCTAA
- a CDS encoding succinate dehydrogenase/fumarate reductase flavoprotein subunit yields MEILKYDLLIIGSGIAGLRAATAAAWASGGKISIAILSKIQAMRSHSLSAEGGMSAVLYPEKTNDSLELHAYDTVKGSDFLADQDAVQVLVEYAPKEVRYLERIGVPWTREPDGRIAQRPFGGMSIPRTTFAADKTGFFIMSTLFSETRRFDNIHVYHEHFVTKFIIENGEFRGVTAYDLKRGEFKFFYAKAGIIATGGAGRLYRFTTTAHSTTGETLAYALREGIAIKDMEFVQWHPTALVPSGILVSEAARGEGGYLINKDGERFMKKYAPQKMELAPRDIVSRAILTECMEGRGFQHESGMCYVGLDLRHLGEEKINKRIPFIRELAHKYAGIDALSEPIPVRPAVHYTMGGIHTDTWGRVLTADGKWVRGLWAAGEAAAVSVHGANRLGSNSLSECSVWGRLTGEQAAKYVLEQPPLSSPDGKVVEIAKKEEARVFDKLLHKEVNAPMPYEVKRQLNDIMEEHFGPFRHGSAMAEGLAKLKKLRDISSYRVVDSSKVYNQNLKDALEVDGMINLALVIGVGAYARTESRGAHYRLDYPKRDDVNWLRHTVAYLYGGEIKLTYTPVTITKWQPEERKY; encoded by the coding sequence ATGGAAATTTTGAAGTACGACTTACTAATCATTGGATCCGGAATAGCGGGTTTGCGTGCGGCCACAGCAGCCGCATGGGCCAGCGGGGGGAAAATATCCATTGCAATTTTGTCCAAAATCCAGGCGATGCGTAGTCACAGCCTCTCGGCGGAGGGCGGTATGTCGGCTGTACTTTACCCAGAAAAGACAAACGATTCTTTAGAGTTGCACGCCTATGACACAGTTAAGGGTAGTGATTTCTTGGCAGATCAAGACGCCGTGCAGGTTCTGGTAGAATACGCGCCGAAAGAGGTTAGATATCTAGAAAGAATTGGTGTCCCCTGGACGAGAGAGCCTGATGGGAGAATTGCACAGAGGCCCTTCGGAGGGATGTCTATCCCTAGGACTACTTTCGCAGCCGACAAGACAGGCTTCTTTATTATGTCAACGCTTTTCTCTGAGACCCGGAGATTTGACAATATACATGTCTACCACGAGCACTTTGTGACGAAGTTTATTATTGAAAATGGCGAGTTTAGGGGGGTCACCGCCTACGATCTAAAGAGGGGGGAGTTTAAATTCTTCTACGCCAAGGCTGGCATAATAGCGACGGGCGGAGCCGGAAGGCTGTACCGCTTCACCACCACGGCGCACTCCACTACTGGAGAGACACTGGCCTACGCCCTGAGAGAGGGAATAGCCATTAAGGACATGGAGTTCGTTCAGTGGCACCCCACGGCACTTGTGCCCAGTGGTATTTTAGTCAGCGAGGCGGCAAGGGGGGAGGGCGGCTATCTAATAAACAAAGACGGCGAGCGGTTTATGAAAAAATATGCGCCACAGAAAATGGAGCTGGCCCCAAGGGACATTGTGTCCCGTGCTATCCTCACCGAGTGCATGGAGGGGAGGGGATTTCAGCACGAATCTGGAATGTGCTACGTGGGGCTAGATCTTAGACACTTGGGAGAGGAGAAGATTAACAAAAGGATTCCGTTCATACGGGAGCTGGCACATAAATACGCCGGCATAGACGCCTTGTCTGAGCCCATACCTGTGAGGCCGGCGGTCCACTACACAATGGGTGGGATACACACGGATACTTGGGGACGTGTGCTCACCGCAGACGGCAAATGGGTGAGGGGGCTGTGGGCGGCCGGCGAGGCGGCGGCTGTCAGTGTCCACGGAGCGAATAGGCTTGGTTCCAACTCTCTGAGCGAGTGTTCTGTGTGGGGGAGACTCACCGGTGAACAAGCCGCTAAGTACGTCCTAGAGCAACCGCCGCTCTCCTCGCCGGATGGTAAAGTTGTGGAGATAGCCAAGAAGGAGGAGGCCCGGGTGTTTGACAAGCTCCTACACAAGGAGGTGAACGCGCCTATGCCCTACGAAGTTAAAAGACAGCTAAACGACATAATGGAGGAGCACTTTGGACCTTTTAGACACGGCTCGGCAATGGCAGAAGGACTTGCCAAACTTAAGAAGCTAAGAGACATCTCCTCCTACCGGGTTGTAGACAGTAGTAAGGTCTACAATCAGAATTTAAAAGATGCACTAGAGGTGGATGGCATGATCAACTTGGCTCTGGTAATAGGCGTAGGCGCATATGCCCGCACGGAGTCTAGGGGCGCCCATTATAGGCTTGACTATCCAAAGAGAGACGACGTCAACTGGCTTAGACATACTGTGGCGTATCTATACGGCGGGGAGATAAAGCTGACGTACACTCCAGTAACTATTACCAAGTGGCAACCAGAAGAGAGAAAGTATTGA
- a CDS encoding succinate dehydrogenase iron-sulfur subunit has product MKSLVVKVKRFDGSKTWWQEYKVDISSEKISVLDVLIKIKEEQDPTLAVRYSCRMAICGSCGMVINGIPRLACQTLISELGDSKIIVEPMWNHKVIKDLVVDLEPDFEKVKAVKPYIICDTKEIYEKDVEFGQRPEELEKYYNFAYCIQCGLCMAACPVVASHERFLGPMALNAAYRWSADSRDQGWKERAKIIDREEGVWSCHLAYTCSAVCPRGVDPGFSIQLLKAALIRRTKKP; this is encoded by the coding sequence ATGAAGTCTCTAGTCGTAAAGGTAAAGAGATTCGACGGCTCTAAGACTTGGTGGCAGGAATACAAAGTAGATATTTCATCAGAGAAAATTTCAGTTCTAGACGTCTTGATAAAGATAAAGGAGGAACAAGACCCGACCTTGGCTGTGAGATACAGTTGCCGCATGGCGATCTGCGGTTCTTGCGGCATGGTTATAAACGGAATACCGCGGCTCGCCTGTCAAACCTTGATATCTGAGCTTGGTGACTCCAAAATTATAGTTGAGCCTATGTGGAATCACAAAGTAATAAAAGACTTAGTGGTAGACCTAGAGCCAGATTTTGAAAAAGTAAAGGCAGTAAAGCCGTACATTATCTGTGATACTAAGGAGATATATGAAAAAGACGTCGAGTTTGGTCAAAGACCCGAGGAGCTTGAGAAGTACTACAACTTCGCCTATTGTATCCAATGTGGCCTATGCATGGCGGCATGCCCAGTGGTGGCTTCACATGAGAGATTTTTGGGACCCATGGCGCTGAACGCGGCATATAGATGGAGCGCTGACAGCAGAGATCAAGGGTGGAAAGAGAGAGCAAAGATTATTGATAGGGAAGAGGGCGTCTGGTCGTGCCACCTCGCCTATACGTGTAGCGCCGTGTGCCCCCGCGGTGTTGACCCCGGCTTCTCAATACAGCTATTAAAGGCCGCTCTTATAAGGCGGACAAAGAAACCTTAA
- a CDS encoding succinate dehydrogenase, whose product MKSGKGIGEWFRYVNYERAFFTVQRLSGIYLVLYLFGRVFSDALLGWSYTESFDSTLLGRLLGALFFVFIAFHGLNGLRIALIEFGIIKGWPIRDPIKPLPALRTSTLHKLYIAFMIIVGIVAAIYMPYLTFFGQSFHITGP is encoded by the coding sequence ATGAAATCAGGAAAAGGCATAGGTGAGTGGTTTAGATATGTTAACTATGAAAGAGCATTCTTTACAGTGCAACGCCTTAGCGGAATATACCTAGTCCTTTACCTCTTTGGAAGAGTTTTTTCAGATGCATTACTGGGTTGGAGTTATACTGAAAGCTTTGACTCCACCCTGCTCGGCAGATTGTTGGGAGCGCTCTTTTTTGTATTTATAGCCTTTCATGGGCTTAATGGTCTTAGAATTGCGCTGATAGAATTTGGGATAATAAAAGGCTGGCCAATAAGAGATCCCATAAAACCGCTCCCCGCCCTCAGAACGTCGACACTTCACAAGCTCTACATAGCATTCATGATAATTGTAGGAATAGTGGCCGCAATATACATGCCGTATCTTACATTTTTCGGACAAAGCTTTCACATTACGGGACCATGA
- a CDS encoding DNA polymerase sliding clamp — MSVRALFPKGKEPRYVFEVLIGALPEAVLNFSHEGISLKALDPTKTALFELMFHATALEDYSIEEETKVGIIFTTLKDVLKRIGATEKLEIGVDKDRNRFSLYVYPKKGKDVGLVRRFSFPIVQAVEEEVPELPLSFDASFEMDTDVFDDVVAMVEEVSDWIEIRVGPDSVTFRGVGEGGKAAEAELTHDSDSVFSISADSPVSAKYSVEMLRDISRKMKSLSKRVKVELASGKPLRLSYEFTTGSFAATIAPRVD, encoded by the coding sequence ATGAGTGTTAGAGCATTGTTTCCTAAGGGGAAGGAGCCTCGGTATGTCTTTGAAGTGCTTATAGGAGCTCTTCCTGAGGCGGTCTTGAATTTTTCTCATGAGGGCATAAGTTTAAAGGCGCTGGATCCTACTAAGACCGCGCTTTTCGAGTTAATGTTCCACGCCACTGCACTAGAAGATTACAGCATTGAGGAGGAAACTAAGGTCGGCATAATCTTTACGACGTTAAAAGACGTGTTGAAACGTATTGGCGCCACTGAGAAGCTGGAAATAGGAGTAGATAAGGATAGGAACCGCTTCTCTCTCTATGTATATCCCAAGAAGGGAAAAGATGTTGGGCTAGTTAGGCGTTTCTCGTTTCCCATAGTCCAGGCCGTTGAAGAGGAGGTTCCTGAGCTACCGCTGAGTTTTGATGCCAGTTTTGAAATGGACACAGACGTATTTGACGACGTTGTAGCCATGGTGGAGGAGGTCTCCGACTGGATAGAGATCAGAGTAGGGCCGGACTCTGTGACGTTTAGAGGAGTAGGCGAGGGGGGAAAAGCCGCAGAGGCAGAGCTTACGCATGATAGTGATTCGGTATTTAGCATATCTGCCGACAGCCCCGTCTCTGCTAAGTACAGTGTAGAAATGCTCAGAGATATAAGCAGAAAAATGAAAAGTCTTTCAAAACGTGTGAAGGTAGAGCTAGCCTCAGGCAAGCCGCTGAGACTCAGCTATGAATTCACCACAGGATCTTTCGCAGCTACTATTGCCCCGAGAGTTGACTAG
- a CDS encoding winged helix-turn-helix transcriptional regulator, giving the protein MGDSSRGLAELIINLLRERGELTSKEIAEILGVKRSSVTAVLARLRREGVVEYLGFCFGGNRCNTKWRLKMN; this is encoded by the coding sequence ATGGGCGACTCCTCTCGGGGGCTGGCGGAATTGATTATAAACCTGCTAAGAGAACGCGGAGAGCTAACTAGCAAGGAAATAGCTGAAATACTGGGCGTGAAGAGGAGCTCAGTCACCGCCGTGCTAGCCCGCCTGAGGAGGGAAGGTGTTGTGGAGTATCTTGGTTTTTGCTTCGGTGGCAACAGGTGCAACACTAAATGGAGGCTTAAAATGAATTAG
- a CDS encoding ATPase domain-containing protein gives MAEYHLYYETIPTGIEGLDSVLGGGFIRGRTYLISGETGTAKTLTALTFLIQGALKYGEPGIYISVDETYEQFVEGARRFGWDIEDLRARGLIEVLVPEMDIVERIREKDPTAIAKSLVASIREYVAALNAQRLVIDPIAPLVSLDKDVQVLREYIRVLVMSIEREIGTTNIITTEIPSGSGAISRYGVEEFLATGVFIMGIGKTADGQFKRVMFIRKMRWSAVHPGVYEVEIVPKVGIIVKGQIRERLVPVTYLPTL, from the coding sequence GTGGCTGAATATCACCTATACTACGAGACTATCCCCACGGGGATCGAGGGGCTAGACAGCGTGTTGGGAGGCGGTTTCATAAGGGGCAGGACGTACCTAATCTCTGGGGAGACTGGAACCGCCAAGACGTTGACTGCTCTCACTTTTCTTATTCAGGGCGCGCTCAAGTACGGGGAGCCCGGTATATACATATCCGTTGATGAGACGTATGAGCAGTTTGTGGAGGGCGCCAGACGCTTTGGCTGGGATATAGAAGATCTAAGAGCAAGAGGGCTGATAGAGGTTCTGGTGCCCGAGATGGATATAGTTGAGCGGATCCGCGAAAAGGACCCGACAGCAATTGCGAAGTCTCTTGTGGCATCCATAAGGGAGTACGTGGCGGCTCTAAACGCGCAGAGGCTCGTGATAGATCCCATCGCGCCGCTTGTCTCACTGGACAAGGATGTCCAAGTTTTAAGGGAGTACATCAGGGTTCTGGTTATGAGTATCGAGAGAGAGATAGGGACTACTAACATAATCACAACTGAAATCCCATCGGGCTCTGGTGCCATCAGCAGATACGGCGTTGAGGAGTTCTTAGCCACAGGCGTTTTTATAATGGGAATCGGCAAGACCGCAGATGGGCAGTTCAAACGAGTGATGTTCATAAGGAAAATGCGCTGGAGCGCAGTACATCCGGGCGTGTATGAGGTAGAAATTGTGCCAAAGGTAGGCATCATCGTGAAGGGACAAATAAGAGAACGCCTTGTCCCAGTCACCTACTTGCCAACTCTGTAG